A genomic region of Raphanus sativus cultivar WK10039 chromosome 6, ASM80110v3, whole genome shotgun sequence contains the following coding sequences:
- the LOC108813046 gene encoding uncharacterized protein LOC108813046 isoform X1, with translation MADSRKRYAGDDHPDDASDTSSSTVDSRSNGAAGSDEREAGVSSDPLTEQGGRGFLLGEDRVLRWLQALDMQVLGACRGDERLKPLLKMDVSNGVAEDRLLAHLSQHFEPAEIGMLARCFCIPLVSLRVGKISKEGSLMRPSPVRGNLSLMVLPTSDLRLSFIGDNGHSEQLFTYANKSQCSAVSIEEISADSSGRSFVIRIADGSTFYYWCSEKSKLLGIELRRKMDELIKKKPSVSELTGIEESRLGSVASHLRLYLMGSVVPNNKGCLVPTPDASSSSGSSETSASSSATASSIRACHSGTQLSKTHGSLSSTSSSFKENTPRDSYLHISNRDEPKQCSEGHFSILDSLPITSVPTGAGGEGEEAAADSNGISQILFSEAADLGLSTLTLPPQFPMKMGPPVFSPYYCWCPPSTSSIHAPSASYQFPPLSIELPLLPPLSSLLPSSGSDGFLIPSSPLDLSDIPPLPLVHHIPIPGPSSSSSSSQQQMMIPIMCDPIVHIPVMDICSSGQAYLVSAGPTGMIPTGMPPLPVENESLVEKGARETLRLLISGANATTTAPLNHHHGSRGLYSGTRDVSGVSLFAPIGLNQPSASDGGDGSGESVSSGEAVHVPPKETSG, from the exons ATGGCCGATTCTAGGAAGCGATACGCCGGAGACGATCATCCCGACGATGCGTCGGATACATCGTCGTCCACCGTCGATTCTCGATCTAACGGCGCCGCTGGATCCGACGAACGCGAGGCTGGAGTTTCTTCAGATCCGTTGACCGAGCAAGGCGGACGAGGCTTTCTCCTGGGAGAGGATAGGGTTCTGAGGTGGTTGCAGGCGTTGGATATGCAAGTCCTCGGAGCTTGTCGAGGCGACGAGAGGTTGAAGCCGTTGTTGAAGATGGATGTATCTAACGGTGTGGCTGAAGATCGATTGCTCGCTCATCTTAGCCAG CACTTTGAGCCAGCGGAAATCGGTATGCTGGCGAGATGTTTCTGCATACCATTGGTTTCGCTTCGCGTTGGGAAGATCAGCAAGGAAGGGTCCCTAATGCGCCCCTCTCCTGttag GGGCAACTTGAGCCTTATGGTCCTGCCAACATCAGACTTGCGACTCTCATTTATTGGAGACAATGGCCACTCAGAGCAACTCTTCACTTATGCCAACAAATCTCAGTGCTCTGCGGTGTCAATTGAGGAGATATCTGCAGACAGCTCCGGTAGATCATTTGTTATAAGGATCGCAGATGGCAGCACTTTTTACTATTGGTGCTCAGAGAAGTCAAAACTTCTAGGAATTGAACTGCGTAGGAAG ATGGATGAATTGATCAAGAAGAAGCCATCAGTCTCAGAACTAACTGGAATTGAAGAATCTCGTCTTGGCTCTGTTGCGTCTCATCTCCGTTTGTATCTCATGGGTTCGGTGGTACCTAACAACAAAGGTTGTCTGGTCCCAACTCCTGATGCATCATCGTCTTCTGGCTCTTCTGAAACAAGTGCTTCCTCCTCTGCTACTGCATCATCAATTCGGGCGTGCCACTCTGGGACGCAACTATCAAAGACACATGGAAGCCTCAGCTCTACGTCAAGTTCCTTCAAAGAAAACACACCGAGAGACTCTTATCTACATATCTCCAACAGAGATGAACCAAAACAATGCAGTGAAGGCCATTTCTCGATCTTAGATAGTTTGCCCATTACCTCCGTCCCCACCGGTGCAGGAGGAGAAGGTGAAGAAGCAGCAGCTGATAGTAATGGAATCAGTCAAATTCTCTTTTCTGAAGCAGCGGACTTAGGACTAAGTACACTGACCTTGCCGCCACAGTTTCCTATGAAGATGGGTCCACCAGTGTTTTCACCATATTACTGTTGGTGTCCTCCGAGCACTTCATCGATTCACGCACCATCTGCTTCTTATCAGTTCCCTCCACTATCCATCGAGCTACCTTTGCTTCCACCTCTTTCCTCCTTACTGCCATCATCAGGATCAGATGGGTTCTTGATTCCATCATCACCACTCGATCTCTCTGACATCCCTCCATTGCCTTTAGTCCACCACATACCCATACCTggcccatcatcatcatcctcatcttccCAGCAGCAGATGATGATTCCTATAATGTGCGACCCTATCGTTCACATTCCGGTTATGGATATATGCTCGTCGGGTCAAGCCTATCTGGTAAGCGCTGGACCTACCGGGATGATACCCACGGGGATGCCTCCACTCCCGGTGGAGAATGAGTCGCTGGTGGAGAAAGGAGCAAGAGAGACGCTGAGATTGCTCATAAGCGGAGCCAATGCAACAACCACGGCTCCTTTGAATCACCACCACGGAAGCAGAGGTCTGTACAGTGGAACAAGGGATGTGAGTGGAGTGAGCTTGTTTGCACCCATTGGGCTGAACCAACCAAGTGCAAGTGACGGAGGAGATGGTAGTGGTGAGAGTGTGAGCTCAGGCGAAGCAGTGCATGTTCCTCCCAAAGAAACTTCTggttag
- the LOC108813046 gene encoding uncharacterized protein LOC108813046 isoform X2 — protein MVLPTSDLRLSFIGDNGHSEQLFTYANKSQCSAVSIEEISADSSGRSFVIRIADGSTFYYWCSEKSKLLGIELRRKMDELIKKKPSVSELTGIEESRLGSVASHLRLYLMGSVVPNNKGCLVPTPDASSSSGSSETSASSSATASSIRACHSGTQLSKTHGSLSSTSSSFKENTPRDSYLHISNRDEPKQCSEGHFSILDSLPITSVPTGAGGEGEEAAADSNGISQILFSEAADLGLSTLTLPPQFPMKMGPPVFSPYYCWCPPSTSSIHAPSASYQFPPLSIELPLLPPLSSLLPSSGSDGFLIPSSPLDLSDIPPLPLVHHIPIPGPSSSSSSSQQQMMIPIMCDPIVHIPVMDICSSGQAYLVSAGPTGMIPTGMPPLPVENESLVEKGARETLRLLISGANATTTAPLNHHHGSRGLYSGTRDVSGVSLFAPIGLNQPSASDGGDGSGESVSSGEAVHVPPKETSG, from the exons ATGGTCCTGCCAACATCAGACTTGCGACTCTCATTTATTGGAGACAATGGCCACTCAGAGCAACTCTTCACTTATGCCAACAAATCTCAGTGCTCTGCGGTGTCAATTGAGGAGATATCTGCAGACAGCTCCGGTAGATCATTTGTTATAAGGATCGCAGATGGCAGCACTTTTTACTATTGGTGCTCAGAGAAGTCAAAACTTCTAGGAATTGAACTGCGTAGGAAG ATGGATGAATTGATCAAGAAGAAGCCATCAGTCTCAGAACTAACTGGAATTGAAGAATCTCGTCTTGGCTCTGTTGCGTCTCATCTCCGTTTGTATCTCATGGGTTCGGTGGTACCTAACAACAAAGGTTGTCTGGTCCCAACTCCTGATGCATCATCGTCTTCTGGCTCTTCTGAAACAAGTGCTTCCTCCTCTGCTACTGCATCATCAATTCGGGCGTGCCACTCTGGGACGCAACTATCAAAGACACATGGAAGCCTCAGCTCTACGTCAAGTTCCTTCAAAGAAAACACACCGAGAGACTCTTATCTACATATCTCCAACAGAGATGAACCAAAACAATGCAGTGAAGGCCATTTCTCGATCTTAGATAGTTTGCCCATTACCTCCGTCCCCACCGGTGCAGGAGGAGAAGGTGAAGAAGCAGCAGCTGATAGTAATGGAATCAGTCAAATTCTCTTTTCTGAAGCAGCGGACTTAGGACTAAGTACACTGACCTTGCCGCCACAGTTTCCTATGAAGATGGGTCCACCAGTGTTTTCACCATATTACTGTTGGTGTCCTCCGAGCACTTCATCGATTCACGCACCATCTGCTTCTTATCAGTTCCCTCCACTATCCATCGAGCTACCTTTGCTTCCACCTCTTTCCTCCTTACTGCCATCATCAGGATCAGATGGGTTCTTGATTCCATCATCACCACTCGATCTCTCTGACATCCCTCCATTGCCTTTAGTCCACCACATACCCATACCTggcccatcatcatcatcctcatcttccCAGCAGCAGATGATGATTCCTATAATGTGCGACCCTATCGTTCACATTCCGGTTATGGATATATGCTCGTCGGGTCAAGCCTATCTGGTAAGCGCTGGACCTACCGGGATGATACCCACGGGGATGCCTCCACTCCCGGTGGAGAATGAGTCGCTGGTGGAGAAAGGAGCAAGAGAGACGCTGAGATTGCTCATAAGCGGAGCCAATGCAACAACCACGGCTCCTTTGAATCACCACCACGGAAGCAGAGGTCTGTACAGTGGAACAAGGGATGTGAGTGGAGTGAGCTTGTTTGCACCCATTGGGCTGAACCAACCAAGTGCAAGTGACGGAGGAGATGGTAGTGGTGAGAGTGTGAGCTCAGGCGAAGCAGTGCATGTTCCTCCCAAAGAAACTTCTggttag
- the LOC108838680 gene encoding signal peptidase complex subunit 2 — protein sequence MEDKKAESTNKNVKKANLLEHNSIKHILDESVSDIVKSRGYKEDVRLSNLKLILGTIIIVVALVAQFYNKKFPENRDFLIGCIASYVVLNGVLQLILYTKEKNAILFTYPPEGSFTSTGLVVSSKLPRFSDEYTLTIDSADPKSISAGKSVQLTKSVTQWFTKDGVLVEGLFWKDVEALIKDYAKEEPKKKK from the exons ATGGAAGATAAGAAGGCAGAATCGACGAACAAGAACGTTAAGAAGGCAAATCTGTTGGAGCACAACTCGATCAAGCACATCCTCGACGAGTCCGTCTCTGAC ATCGTCAAGAGCCGTGGATACAAGGAGGATGTGAGGCTGAGCAACCTGAAACTGATCTTAGGGACGATTATCATCGTGGTTGCTCTCGTTGCGCAGTTCTACAACAAGAAGTTTCCGGAGAACAGAGACTTTTTGATCGGATGCATCGCATC GTATGTGGTGCTGAATGGGGTGTTGCAGCTGATTCTGTACACTAAAGAGAAGAATGCCATATTGTTCACCTATCCTCCTGAG GGATCATTCACCAGCACTGGATTGGTTGTGTCTTCAAAGCTGCCGAGATTCTCTGATGAGTACACTCTCACCATTGACAGTGCTGATCCAAAATCGATCTCAGCTGGGAAGTCAGTACAACTCACCAAAAGTGTCACTCAATG GTTCACGAAAGATGGAGTTCTTGTTGAGGGTTTGTTTTGGAAGGACGTGGAAGCATTGATCAAGGACTATGCAAAAGAAgaaccaaagaagaagaaatga
- the LOC108807267 gene encoding peroxisomal nicotinamide adenine dinucleotide carrier: MSDALINGLAGAGGGIIAQLLTYPLQTVNTRQQTERDLKREKKKLGTFQHMCQVVKQEGWGRLYGGLAPSLVGTAASQGVYYYFYQVFRNQVEAAALRQKKKGLGDGSVGMFSSLLVAALAGSVNVLMTNPIWVIVTRMQTHKKIPKGLQTVPEPPSADVGALVPVEPRPYGTVNTIQEIYDEAGVTGFWKGVIPTLIMVCNPAMQFMLYETMLSKLKKKRALKGSTNVTALETFLLGAVAKLGATVTTYPLLVVKSRLQAKQVTTGDKRQHYKGTLDAILKMIRYEGLHGFYKGMSTKIVQSVFAAAVLFMIKEELVKGAKLLLSNATSSNVKSKPS; the protein is encoded by the exons ATGTCGGACGCTCTGATAAACGGATTGGCGGGAGCTGGGGGTGGGATCATTGCTCAACTCCTCACTTATCCTCTCCAAACT GTGAATACGCGCCAACAGACGGAGCGAGATCTcaagagggagaagaagaaacttggCACTTTCCAACACATGTGCCAG GTTGTGAAACAAGAAGGATGGGGGCGACTGTATGGTGGATTGGCTCCGTCTCTAGTTGGAACCGCGGCGTCACAG GGTGTGTACTATTACTTCTACCAAGTGTTTCGTAACCAAGTTGAAGCTGCTGCTCTTCGACAAAAGAAGAAAGGGTTGGGTGACGGATCTGTTGGCatgttctcttctctccttgTTGCTGCCTTAGCTGg ATCAGTTAATGTTCTTATGACAAATCCAATCTGGGTGATTGTTACACGCATGCAG ACCCACAAAAAAATACCAAAAGGTCTGCAGACTGTCCCCGAGCCACCTTCTGCTGATGTTGGAGCTCTTGTTCCAGTTGAGCCTCGTCCATATGGAACCGTTAATACG ATTCAAGAGATTTACGATGAAGCTGGAGTGACTGGCTTCTGGAAAGGTGTAATTCCGACATTGATCATG GTTTGTAATCCAGCAATGCAATTTATGTTATACGAGACAATGTTATCAAAGCTGAAGAAAAAACGTGCGCTCAAGGGTAGCACCAACGTGACGGCTTTGGAG ACATTTCTTCTTGGAGCTGTGGCTAAACTCGGAGCTACAGTCACAACTTATCCTCTCTTGGTTGTAAAGTCACGACTTCAAGCCAAACAGGTCACCACAGGGGACAAAAGACAACATTACAAAG GAACGCTGGATGCGATTCTGAAGATGATACGATATGAAGGGCTGCACGGGTTCTACAAAGGGATGAGCACGAAGATTGTTCAGAGCGTTTTCGCTGCTGCTGTGCTGTTCATGATCAAGGAAGAGCTTGTCAAGGGTGCTAAGCTTTTGCTCTCCAACGCCACTTCTAGCAATGTCAAGTCCAAGCCTTCTTGA
- the LOC108806811 gene encoding uncharacterized acetyltransferase At3g50280, giving the protein MPSLENSVTVISRSRVFPDQKSTLVDLKLSVSDLPMLSCHYIQKGCLFTRPHLPPHALLSHLKRSLSLTLSHFPPLAGRLSTSEDGHVFLTCNDAGADFVSAAAKSVGVSDVIGGIDVPDVVKEFFTYDRTVSYDGHNRPILAVQVTELNDGVFIGCSVNHAVTDGTSLWNFINTFAEVSRRGVGDVTRHPDFTRESVLISPAVLKVPRGGPKVTFNENEPLRERIFSFTREQILELKAIVNKKRTWTVVDNGVEVLGKQSNDKINGKENGKLTEMLESLLLRNDAVSKTGNKPVEISSFQSLSALLWRAITRARKLPSSKTTTFRMAVNCRHRLSPKLDAEYFGNAIQSVPTFAAAGEVLSRDLRWSAEQLNQSVAAHQDGKIRSVVADWEANPRCFPLGNPDGASVTMGSSPRFPMYDNDFGWGRPVAVRSGRANKFDGKISAFPGRDGNGSVDLEVVLAPETMAGIESDDEFMRYVSKK; this is encoded by the coding sequence ATGCCTTCTCTTGAGAACTCTGTAACTGTAATCTCAAGAAGCAGAGTCTTCCCTGACCAAAAGTCAACCCTCGTTGACCTCAAGCTCTCCGTCTCCGACCTCCCCATGCTCTCTTGCCACTACATCCAGAAAGGCTGCCTCTTCACGCGCCCTCACCTTCCTCCGCACGCGCTTCTCTCCCACCTCAAACGCTCCCTCTCTCTGACCCTCTCCCACTTCCCTCCACTCGCCGGCCGACTCTCCACCTCCGAAGACGGCCACGTCTTCCTCACCTGCAACGACGCCGGCGCTGATTTCGTCTCCGCCGCCGCGAAATCCGTCGGCGTCAGCGACGTGATCGGCGGAATCGACGTTCCGGACGTCGTCAAGGAGTTTTTCACTTACGACAGGACGGTGAGCTACGACGGGCATAACAGACCGATCCTCGCCGTCCAGGTGACGGAGCTAAACGACGGCGTTTTCATCGGTTGCTCCGTTAACCACGCCGTGACCGACGGAACGTCGCTGTGGAATTTCATCAACACGTTCGCTGAGGTGTCGAGAAGAGGAGTTGGGGACGTGACACGTCATCCTGATTTTACGCGGGAGTCTGTGCTAATCTCACCGGCTGTTCTGAAAGTACCCCGAGGTGGGCCCAAGGTGACGTTCAACGAGAACGAGCCGTTACGTGAGCGGATCTTCAGTTTCACTAGAGAGCAGATTCTCGAGCTGAAAGCGATTGTGAACAAGAAGAGAACCTGGACGGTGGTGGATAACGGCGTCGAGGTGCTGGGGAAGCAGAGCAACGACAAAATTAACGGAAAAGAGAACGGTAAACTGACGGAAATGCTGGAGAGTTTGTTACTAAGAAACGACGCCGTTTCGAAGACGGGGAACAAGCCCGTGGAGATCTCTTCGTTTCAGTCTCTATCCGCTTTGCTCTGGCGCGCGATCACTCGAGCGAGGAAGCTCCCGAGCTCCAAAACGACGACGTTTCGCATGGCCGTGAACTGCCGCCACCGTCTGAGCCCGAAACTGGACGCGGAGTACTTCGGAAACGCGATACAGAGCGTTCCGACGTTTGCTGCGGCTGGAGAGGTTCTGTCTCGGGATCTCCGGTGGTCCGCGGAGCAGCTCAACCAGAGCGTCGCGGCTCACCAGGACGGGAAGATTCGAAGCGTCGTGGCGGATTGGGAGGCGAATCCGAGGTGTTTTCCTCTCGGGAACCCCGACGGAGCGTCGGTGACTATGGGGAGCTCGCCGAGGTTTCCGATGTACGATAACGATTTCGGGTGGGGGAGGCCGGTGGCGGTTAGGAGCGGGCGGGCGAATAAATTCGACGGGAAGATCTCTGCGTTTCCGGGGAGGGATGGAAACGGGAGCGTTGATTTGGAGGTGGTGTTAGCGCCGGAGACGATGGCTGGGATAGAATCTGACGACGAGTTTATGCGATACGTGTCGAAGAAGTAA
- the LOC130495874 gene encoding uncharacterized protein LOC130495874, translating into MDYQQRQPTTNLVKCRTDAAWNKGRKKACLAWIFNGLPNTLQRSGSTTHDFVNSPLIAEELAIRSGLCMAATMELSKLKICSDSSTLIAAINNKYQMKEIVGIVRDIQEISSGFDFIVFSHISRKDNGETYSLAKHALELSLCNI; encoded by the coding sequence ATGGACTATCAACAGAGACAACCGACGACGAATCTGGTTAAATGTCGAACAGATGCGGCTTGGAATAAAGGAAGGAAGAAGGCATGTCTGGCTTGGATCTTCAACGGACTACCAAACACTCTCCAGAGGAGTGGATCGACGACACATGATTTCGTCAACTCCCCCTTGATCGCAGAAGAACTTGCGATTCGATCAGGGCTTTGCATGGCGGCAACGATGGAGCTCTCAAAGCTCAAAATTTGCTCCGACAGCTCAACGCTCATAGCAGCAATCAACAACAAATACCAGATGAAGGAAATTGTGGGTATCGTCAGAGACATCCAAGAAATCTCCTCTGGTTTCGATTTCATAGTTTTCTCGCATATCTCTCGTAAGGACAATGGAGAGACATACTCTCTTGCTAAACATGCCTTAGAGCTTTCTCTTTGTAATATTTAA